The genomic stretch ATTCCTATGATCACAACCACGAAATCTATACCCATCTGAAGCTCTTGGGAACCAAATGTAAAGCGGGGAACGCCGGATTGAAAATCCAAGCCAACGGTGGTTATCATCAACCCCAGGACCAGGGATATTATCCCCTTAAGGATGGTACCCTTCGATATCGCAGCGGTGGCGGCCAGGGCAAAAATCATGAGGCAGAAGTACTCTGGGGGGCCAAATCGCAGGGCAAACCTGGCAACCGGCAACGCCACCATCACGAAGGCTATGGTTGAAAGCAACCCGCCTATGAACGATGCAATGGCGGAGATGGCGAGGGCCGCTTCGGCCTGCCCATTGCGGGCCATTGGATAGCCGTCAAAGCAGGACGCCACCGCCGCACCATCACCGGGCACGTTAAGCAGTATGGCGCTCCTTGAGCCACCGAACATGGCCCCATAGTATATGGCGCTCATGGCGATGAGGGCGGTATCGGGACGCATCCCAAAGGTCATTGGCAGCAACAGGGCTATCCCAGTGGACGGCCCCAGCCCGGGCAACATTCCCAACACGGTCCCTAATGCGGACCCTATCACCAGCCACACTAGATTCAAGGGGGTCATGGCGACGGAAAAGCCGTGAATAAGATTGTTCAGTATATCCGTATCCACTTCCCCCTCTAAGGCAAGTTAATCTGAAACAGCTTCACAAAGGTGTACCATGCTCCGGCGGTAAAGGCGGCGGAAATGACCAAGTTAAGCTTCCAGCTCTTAATGCCGTTTACCATGAACAGCATGGCTCCAAGGAACAGGGCGGTGGAGGGGACAAAACCTATCCTCTCGAACATCGCAGCATAGACGACACAGGCCGCCGAAGTGCCGGCTATCAGCCTGAGGCTGGAGGGATTGAAATGGACCATCGAGGTGCCCCCCGAGGGCTTAAGGCCCTTCCTCACCTCCAAGAGCACCAGGATCCCGCCCAGGGCAACCATCAACAACCCCAACCCTATGGGGAAATAGAGTGGAGCCCATGGGTTGCCCACCATGGCCTTGGGGAGCATGAAGGCCTGGATCGTGTAGACCACACCGATTAAGATCGCAGCAGAACCTACCCAAAGGTTGGGCCGCATATATACCACTCCTCCGAAGGATCTGGTAACCGAAAGGGCGGCAAAAGCCTGCATGCCGCCCTTCTCATCGCAGACGGGGGAATCCACCGCCTTACTTCAGGATACCCACCTCGTCCAAGAGGACCTTGTACTCCTCGTTGGCCTTGTCCAGGAACTTAGCGAAGCTCTCGGGCCCCATGTAGACGGGAGTCCAACCGTTGCGGACCACGATCTCCTTCCATTCCGGGGTCTTGACCATCTTGGAAAGTGCATCATCAAGGTACTTAACCGCGTAGTCCGGCATGTTCTTAGGGCCAAATATGCCGCGCCAGTTGATGAACTCGGCGTTTATCCCGGACTCCTTCAATGTCGGGACCGTCATGAGGGGTCCCTTCTTAACCCGGCTGGGGGCGGTTATGGCCAAGACCCTTATGTCTCCTGACTGCATGGGCCCTACGGTCTCTGCCATCCCGGTGGAAAGCAGGTCAATGTGTCCTCCCATGAGGGCGGCCATGCCCTCTCCTCCCTGGAAGGCAATGTACTGAATGGCTTTGAGGTTCTTTACCCCTGCGGCCTTAGCGGCGGTAAGGAACTGTATGTGATCCATGCTGCCCATGGCGGAAGTACCGCCTATCTTGACACTCTTGGGATCCTTCTTGAGGGCCTCCATTACTTCCTTGATGTTGTGATATTTGGAGTTCTTTGGTACCGCGAAGGCACCGAAGTCGTTGATAAGCATCGCAATGGGAGTCACGTCCTTGTAACCGAAGGGGGAAGCACCGGTAAGATGTATGAGGAGCAACGGAGGGGAATACACGGCTATCGTATCATCCCTGCCGGCCTTCTTCTGAAGGTAAGCCAACGCCACACCGCCGCCACCGCCGGGCTTGTTTACCACCGGCATTGGCACTGGGACTATCTTCTTCTCCACCAACACCTTGGTGACCATCCTCATGGTGGTGTCCCATCCTCCACCGGGGCCAGCGGGGGCTATACACTCAAAGGGCCTGGTGGGATACGCCGCAAAGGCGGATCCTACGAGGAAGGAAACGGCTACCAGAGAAAAAAGCGAGACAAGCAAAAACCTGCGCACCGCCTTACTCATAAACTACCCCTCCTTCTGCTATTTCCATGACTGCTTAATAAACCCCAAAGACATCCTGCGTAGCAAAAACGCAAAGACCCGAATCATGCACCACCTCCCCCATAAAGTTGGGCTACGATTCAAGCTTTTAATCAGCCTTAGGTACCCTGAAGCTCCTAAGGTAAGCCTCCAAGCCGCCTCGAACATGCTTCCGCGTCAGGGCCTCCGCCCTTTCGGCGTCCCGGTCTCTTATTGCCTCAAATATCATCCGGTGCTCCCTGTAAACCTCCTCCCGCCTGGAAGGGTTCCCCATGGTAACCCGCCTGAAACGCTCCAGGTA from Thermanaerothrix sp. encodes the following:
- a CDS encoding tripartite tricarboxylate transporter TctB family protein; this translates as MDSPVCDEKGGMQAFAALSVTRSFGGVVYMRPNLWVGSAAILIGVVYTIQAFMLPKAMVGNPWAPLYFPIGLGLLMVALGGILVLLEVRKGLKPSGGTSMVHFNPSSLRLIAGTSAACVVYAAMFERIGFVPSTALFLGAMLFMVNGIKSWKLNLVISAAFTAGAWYTFVKLFQINLP
- a CDS encoding tripartite tricarboxylate transporter substrate binding protein; translation: MSKAVRRFLLVSLFSLVAVSFLVGSAFAAYPTRPFECIAPAGPGGGWDTTMRMVTKVLVEKKIVPVPMPVVNKPGGGGGVALAYLQKKAGRDDTIAVYSPPLLLIHLTGASPFGYKDVTPIAMLINDFGAFAVPKNSKYHNIKEVMEALKKDPKSVKIGGTSAMGSMDHIQFLTAAKAAGVKNLKAIQYIAFQGGEGMAALMGGHIDLLSTGMAETVGPMQSGDIRVLAITAPSRVKKGPLMTVPTLKESGINAEFINWRGIFGPKNMPDYAVKYLDDALSKMVKTPEWKEIVVRNGWTPVYMGPESFAKFLDKANEEYKVLLDEVGILK